A genomic stretch from Acidobacteriota bacterium includes:
- a CDS encoding amidohydrolase family protein has product MRAPFTAVAILAGCTLWALPAPAEEVDFHDAHFHIANYVQRGIGLADFLEIMGDRVGRVALFGIPLQQKWDYFESGERAPDYYLLSDSALYYYSFVDAMVAEAYRGLSPQDQRRFDPMITGFNPTDMYATDHIRRVLNLYPGVFSGIGEFSVHKEFVSSKVLGHTAGLHNPALDRILKFAGEVGLVVILHCDINTVRPVKGDRPAHFDALKEIFRAHPQTTIIWAHSGLGRFVGPTPNHLELLEELFRDPALPHVYCDLSWDEVAKWVVESPRSVRAWAELLNAYPERFLFGTDSVAPANLDAYLKTYRDYQPLWDRLDETVSRKTRYGNYERIFDAANKKVRDWERRQSGAGSGPASRK; this is encoded by the coding sequence ATGAGAGCACCGTTCACAGCCGTGGCCATCCTGGCCGGCTGCACCCTGTGGGCTTTGCCGGCGCCGGCCGAGGAGGTCGATTTCCACGACGCGCACTTTCACATTGCCAACTACGTCCAGCGGGGCATCGGCCTGGCGGACTTTCTGGAGATCATGGGAGACAGGGTGGGCCGCGTGGCTCTGTTCGGCATTCCGCTGCAGCAGAAGTGGGACTACTTCGAGTCGGGAGAACGGGCGCCCGATTACTATCTTCTTTCGGATTCCGCCCTCTACTACTACTCCTTTGTGGATGCCATGGTCGCCGAGGCTTACCGGGGCCTTTCACCCCAGGACCAGCGCCGCTTCGATCCCATGATCACCGGCTTCAACCCGACCGACATGTACGCAACCGACCATATTCGACGGGTGCTGAACCTCTATCCCGGTGTGTTCAGCGGTATCGGCGAGTTCTCCGTTCACAAGGAGTTCGTCTCCTCCAAGGTGCTGGGGCACACCGCCGGCCTGCACAACCCGGCCCTGGACAGGATTCTGAAGTTTGCCGGGGAGGTGGGGCTGGTGGTGATCCTGCACTGCGACATCAACACCGTGAGGCCAGTCAAGGGCGACCGGCCGGCCCATTTCGACGCCCTGAAAGAGATATTCAGGGCCCATCCCCAAACCACCATCATCTGGGCCCACTCCGGTCTGGGCCGTTTCGTGGGACCCACGCCCAACCACCTGGAGTTGCTGGAGGAACTCTTTCGCGACCCCGCCCTCCCGCACGTCTATTGCGACCTCTCCTGGGACGAAGTCGCCAAGTGGGTGGTCGAAAGCCCCCGGTCGGTCCGGGCCTGGGCCGAGCTGCTGAACGCCTACCCCGAGCGTTTCCTATTCGGCACCGACTCGGTGGCGCCTGCCAACCTCGATGCTTACCTGAAAACCTATCGGGACTACCAGCCTCTCTGGGACCGGTTGGATGAAACGGTCAGCCGCAAGACCCGCTACGGCAACTACGAGCGCATCTTCGATGCCGCCAACAAGAAGGTGCGAGACTGGGAGCGGCGGCAAAGTGGCGCCGGGTCCGGCCCCGCCTCCCGGAAGTAG
- a CDS encoding cyclase family protein, with the protein MRIPLGCCYWRPIALLVALLAIWFFWQRSSQVPDMSAKGSRSLTKADIDRWMEELSNWGRWGDSDELGALNFITPAKRKQAAALVREGVSVSLARDIEKEESVDNPFPVEHAMLLTGKSPGMFSNDAYRMQYHGWAHTHMDSLCHMFYGGKMFNGFSRMEVTDGGANKLGIETVKDGVFSRGILMDIPALKGVDFLEPGEAIYPEDLDAWEKKAGVKVGRGDVVLVRTGRWARRDAKGAWDVSETAAGMYASCARWFHQREIALLGSDAASEVAPSGIEGIVSPMHQLSIIAMGVPIFDNCDLEALSATARRLNRWEFLITAAPLPVGGGTGSPLNPIATF; encoded by the coding sequence ATGAGAATTCCTCTTGGATGCTGTTACTGGCGGCCCATCGCCTTGCTGGTGGCTCTGTTGGCGATCTGGTTCTTTTGGCAACGGTCTTCTCAGGTCCCGGACATGTCGGCAAAGGGCAGCCGCAGCCTGACCAAGGCCGATATCGACCGGTGGATGGAAGAGCTGTCCAACTGGGGGCGTTGGGGAGACTCGGATGAGTTGGGTGCGCTGAACTTCATTACTCCGGCCAAGCGCAAGCAGGCTGCCGCTCTGGTTCGGGAAGGCGTTTCGGTCTCTCTGGCCCGGGACATCGAGAAGGAAGAGTCCGTGGACAATCCCTTCCCGGTCGAGCATGCCATGCTGTTGACCGGCAAGAGTCCGGGGATGTTCTCCAATGACGCCTATCGCATGCAATACCACGGCTGGGCTCATACCCACATGGACTCCCTGTGCCACATGTTCTACGGGGGCAAGATGTTCAACGGGTTCTCCCGCATGGAGGTCACCGACGGGGGTGCGAACAAGCTGGGCATTGAGACGGTGAAGGACGGCGTCTTCAGCCGCGGTATCCTGATGGACATTCCCGCCCTCAAAGGGGTCGACTTTCTGGAACCGGGAGAAGCGATCTATCCGGAAGATCTGGACGCCTGGGAAAAGAAGGCCGGAGTGAAAGTGGGCCGGGGGGACGTGGTTTTGGTCCGGACGGGGCGCTGGGCCAGACGGGACGCCAAGGGAGCCTGGGACGTTTCCGAAACGGCGGCCGGAATGTACGCTTCCTGCGCCCGCTGGTTTCACCAGCGGGAGATCGCCCTGCTGGGCAGCGATGCCGCCAGCGAGGTGGCTCCTTCGGGCATCGAAGGCATCGTCTCACCCATGCATCAGCTTTCCATCATCGCCATGGGGGTTCCCATCTTCGATAACTGCGACCTGGAGGCCCTCAGCGCCACCGCCCGCCGCCTCAACCGCTGGGAGTTCCTGATCACGGCGGCCCCGCTGCCGGTCGGCGGCGGCACCGGATCGCCGCTCAACCCCATCGCCACTTTCTAA
- a CDS encoding phosphodiesterase: MTADSEFSIVHFSDAHLFGDPAHVIYGVEPARALKAAIASINAIRPRPDLCIYTGDSVSEQTEAAYRLFKAQMETVDPPVHFAVGNHDDRGSLRRHLLNQEQPGDDPYYYCLHRSGWRLVVLDTSRPGEVWGGMEEEQLQWLDRLLRERQPTLVFMHHHPLTSGVSWMDALMLKNAEPLLEILKGSQCVEAVFFGHIHFECHLHYAGIHFMSVPAISFQFGEGPWSEKSVSLPGGYRVISLGEQGLRTVVHRLTADELRRA; encoded by the coding sequence ATGACCGCCGATTCCGAGTTCTCGATCGTCCACTTTTCCGACGCTCATCTGTTCGGCGATCCTGCCCACGTGATCTACGGGGTGGAGCCCGCCCGCGCCCTGAAGGCCGCCATCGCCTCCATCAACGCCATCCGGCCGCGCCCCGACCTGTGCATCTACACCGGCGACTCGGTTTCCGAGCAAACCGAGGCCGCCTACCGGCTCTTCAAGGCGCAAATGGAAACGGTCGACCCTCCGGTCCATTTTGCCGTCGGCAACCACGACGACCGCGGGAGCCTGCGGCGGCACCTGCTGAACCAGGAGCAGCCGGGGGACGATCCCTACTACTACTGCCTGCATCGATCGGGATGGCGGCTGGTGGTGCTGGACACCTCCCGTCCCGGGGAGGTCTGGGGAGGGATGGAGGAGGAGCAACTCCAATGGCTGGATCGGTTGCTCCGGGAACGCCAACCCACCCTGGTCTTCATGCACCACCATCCCCTGACCAGCGGTGTTTCCTGGATGGACGCGCTGATGTTGAAGAATGCCGAGCCGCTGCTGGAGATCCTCAAAGGGTCCCAATGCGTGGAGGCGGTCTTTTTCGGCCACATCCATTTCGAGTGCCACCTTCACTACGCGGGCATCCACTTCATGTCGGTGCCGGCCATCTCATTCCAATTCGGAGAAGGCCCCTGGTCCGAAAAGTCGGTGTCGCTGCCGGGCGGTTACCGGGTGATCTCCCTTGGAGAACAGGGACTGCGAACGGTGGTGCACCGGCTGACCGCCGACGAGCTGCGGCGTGCCTGA
- a CDS encoding phytanoyl-CoA dioxygenase family protein: MPRLSQQTLQQYRQQGFVRGGKILSDSELARLREEIDRLISGLPAGTRPENMPSVHYRNRYFLDLFLSEPLVDIAEQILGPDVALFTSYVISKRPADGLEVEWHQDAAFFPIDPMETFTVWLAVDDSDRQNGCMQVIPGSHRNKVLLNHRVDTDRHTTLPLAFQQVDQTRAVDVELKAGEFSAHDAFLWHGSNPNRSRRRRCGITIKYIPTYVRIDRTFVSPTGFDWSGLRLYLARGRPGGHNEYFNH; encoded by the coding sequence ATGCCCAGGCTAAGCCAGCAAACGCTGCAACAGTATCGGCAGCAGGGTTTCGTCCGGGGCGGGAAGATTCTGTCCGACAGCGAGCTGGCCCGGTTGCGGGAGGAGATCGACCGACTCATCTCCGGACTGCCGGCGGGAACCCGGCCCGAGAACATGCCGTCGGTGCACTACCGCAACCGCTACTTTCTGGATCTCTTCCTCAGCGAGCCCCTGGTGGACATTGCGGAACAGATTCTCGGTCCGGACGTGGCCCTCTTTACCTCCTACGTCATCAGCAAACGCCCCGCGGACGGGCTGGAGGTGGAGTGGCACCAGGATGCCGCCTTTTTTCCCATCGACCCCATGGAGACCTTCACGGTGTGGCTGGCCGTTGACGATTCGGACCGGCAAAACGGATGCATGCAGGTCATCCCGGGATCCCACCGCAACAAGGTGCTCTTGAACCATCGGGTCGACACGGACCGGCACACCACCCTGCCCCTGGCCTTCCAACAGGTGGATCAGACGCGGGCCGTCGACGTGGAGCTCAAAGCCGGGGAGTTCTCCGCCCACGACGCCTTCCTGTGGCACGGGTCCAACCCCAACCGTTCCCGGCGGCGACGCTGCGGCATCACCATCAAGTACATTCCGACTTACGTCCGCATCGATCGCACCTTCGTGTCTCCCACCGGGTTCGATTGGTCCGGCTTGAGACTCTATCTGGCCCGGGGCCGCCCGGGCGGGCACAATGAATATTTCAACCATTAG
- a CDS encoding penicillin acylase family protein: MKKPIDDRLRRLGAGESIQSLCKASGMSRQQFDAWWRDEIRSRVPEMEARHELAVKRPVRIERDSWGIPHISAEDDLDLFFGYGFAMAQDRLFQLDYLRRKGQGRLAEILGPEGSESDLLVRTVGLPGIAVEEVSRLPEEVALRLQAFSDGINAWMERTASSLPIEFDLLDYEPEPWSPAGSLAIQVEFQWYLTGRFPVIVIPELAKRRLPDPALYRAFLQGESDEESILHTGDYTARPRQAGAHPAVGPSGGDPCEGEGSNNWAIAGSRTRSGKPLLASDPHIAFAAVSCWYGVHLRSPSLGVAGTGYAGVPAVMIGRNRRVAWGVTNNICSQRDLYQEKTDPGHPGCFLHDGNWEPARERNEEVRVKGAPSLTLTVHHSRNGPIVDSVLPPLARDTGPVSLRWLGAQGSGWLPALQRMNRADSADQFRQALKEWIMPTWNLVFADVEGNIGQQSTGRIPIRQIWERGYRPGWDPAHQWNGLIPFEGMPGLKNPERGWIASANNRPAPDDYPYPLSGTWSSGHRARRVRQRIEDRRDLSREDLVGIQHDVLSLRARECLPHLLQILDEHGPENEEAVEELRGWDGRMETDSAGASIFETFFTHWSRTVAGEHFPEDEVELVSGAIGGLATQMLREDPVGWFERQPRPNAVVRAWRASLAELSRRMGPEVSSWIWGRAHRIHLRHVLSGRGDLGRLLDRGGQPVKGNGITVCNTGYDPNWGATMGANFRMIADLGSPESGLWTVDAQGQSGHPGSPHYGDQLTRWLGARYHYLALESRSPDIKTGTTLKPAGG; encoded by the coding sequence ATGAAAAAACCCATTGACGACCGTCTCAGGAGACTTGGGGCGGGCGAGTCCATCCAATCCCTTTGCAAGGCCTCGGGCATGTCGAGGCAGCAGTTTGATGCCTGGTGGCGGGACGAGATTCGTTCCAGAGTGCCCGAAATGGAAGCTCGTCATGAGCTGGCGGTGAAGCGTCCGGTCCGGATCGAGCGCGACTCCTGGGGAATTCCCCACATCTCGGCCGAGGACGACCTGGACCTGTTCTTTGGCTACGGCTTTGCCATGGCCCAGGACCGGCTGTTTCAACTGGACTACCTGCGGCGCAAGGGACAGGGAAGGCTGGCCGAGATTCTGGGTCCGGAAGGCAGCGAGTCGGACCTGCTGGTCAGAACCGTGGGGCTGCCGGGCATCGCGGTCGAGGAGGTGAGCCGCCTCCCGGAAGAGGTAGCCCTCAGGCTCCAGGCCTTTTCGGACGGGATCAACGCCTGGATGGAGCGCACCGCCTCTTCCCTGCCCATCGAGTTCGACCTGCTCGACTATGAGCCCGAGCCCTGGTCCCCAGCCGGCAGCCTGGCCATACAGGTGGAGTTTCAGTGGTATCTGACGGGCCGCTTCCCGGTCATCGTCATTCCGGAACTGGCCAAACGCCGCCTCCCGGATCCCGCTCTCTACCGTGCCTTCCTTCAGGGAGAATCCGACGAGGAGAGCATCCTGCACACCGGCGACTATACGGCCCGGCCCCGGCAAGCCGGGGCTCATCCGGCGGTGGGCCCCTCCGGCGGGGACCCCTGCGAGGGGGAAGGGAGCAACAACTGGGCGATCGCCGGATCGAGGACCCGAAGCGGCAAGCCGCTGCTGGCCAGCGATCCCCATATCGCCTTTGCCGCCGTCTCCTGCTGGTATGGAGTGCACCTGCGCAGTCCCTCCCTCGGTGTGGCCGGCACCGGATACGCGGGTGTTCCGGCCGTGATGATCGGCCGCAACCGGCGCGTTGCCTGGGGGGTTACCAACAACATCTGTTCCCAGCGGGACCTCTATCAGGAAAAGACCGATCCCGGCCATCCCGGCTGTTTCCTCCATGACGGAAACTGGGAGCCGGCCCGCGAACGCAACGAGGAGGTCAGGGTGAAGGGAGCCCCTTCGCTGACTCTGACTGTGCACCATTCCAGAAACGGCCCCATCGTGGACTCGGTGCTGCCGCCGTTGGCGAGGGATACGGGACCGGTGTCGCTCCGCTGGCTGGGCGCCCAAGGCTCGGGATGGCTGCCGGCCTTGCAGCGCATGAACCGCGCCGACAGCGCCGACCAGTTTCGCCAAGCGTTGAAGGAGTGGATCATGCCGACCTGGAACCTGGTGTTTGCCGACGTGGAAGGGAACATCGGACAGCAGTCCACCGGCAGGATTCCGATCCGCCAAATCTGGGAAAGAGGCTACCGTCCGGGTTGGGATCCTGCCCACCAGTGGAATGGGCTCATTCCATTCGAGGGCATGCCCGGACTGAAGAATCCGGAACGAGGCTGGATCGCCAGCGCCAACAACCGGCCGGCTCCCGACGACTACCCCTATCCCCTCTCCGGCACCTGGAGCAGCGGCCACCGGGCCCGCCGGGTTCGCCAGAGGATCGAAGACAGGAGAGACCTGTCACGGGAGGACCTGGTGGGGATCCAGCACGACGTTCTCTCCCTTCGAGCCCGGGAGTGCCTGCCGCACCTGCTGCAGATCCTGGACGAGCATGGCCCGGAGAATGAAGAAGCCGTGGAAGAGCTCAGGGGCTGGGACGGCCGCATGGAGACCGACAGCGCCGGCGCCTCCATTTTCGAGACCTTCTTCACCCACTGGAGCCGCACCGTGGCGGGCGAGCACTTTCCTGAGGACGAGGTGGAGCTGGTTTCGGGGGCCATCGGTGGATTGGCCACACAGATGCTCAGGGAAGACCCGGTGGGCTGGTTCGAGCGCCAGCCGCGCCCGAACGCGGTGGTCCGGGCCTGGCGCGCCAGCCTGGCCGAGCTGTCCCGGCGGATGGGTCCCGAGGTCTCAAGCTGGATCTGGGGACGGGCTCATCGGATTCATCTCAGGCATGTGCTCTCCGGCCGGGGCGATCTGGGACGCCTGCTGGATCGGGGAGGTCAACCGGTCAAGGGAAACGGGATCACCGTGTGTAATACCGGGTATGACCCCAACTGGGGCGCCACCATGGGGGCCAACTTCCGAATGATCGCCGATCTGGGCAGTCCGGAATCGGGCTTGTGGACGGTGGACGCCCAGGGACAGTCGGGACATCCCGGAAGCCCTCACTACGGCGACCAGTTGACCCGGTGGCTGGGAGCCCGCTACCACTACCTGGCTCTGGAGTCCAGGTCTCCCGACATCAAGACCGGAACCACCTTGAAACCGGCTGGCGGGTAG
- a CDS encoding DegT/DnrJ/EryC1/StrS family aminotransferase, translating into MQDIYRSLGVRRVINAAGTLTRLGGPPMVPEAVEAMREASRWSVSIEELQERAGSYLAQVTGAEAGYVTCGAAAGLQLAAAACLAGLDIHRMERLPDSSGMPNRIVVQRCQRNAYDHALRAGGAILEEVGQLGNPEVRPTAPWQIEAAIHAGTAAVLWVDMQAEGAVSLEDTVAVAHLHRLPVIVDAAASLPPRDNLQRFVGAGADLVAFSGGKALGGPQASGILVGRRDLIDSVALQHQDMDVWPETWMLRDRFLESGRLLGPPLQGIGRPLKVGKEEIAGLVAAVRAYLKQDPEAWRQDQAGKIQTLRAGLEGLPYLGVTVMDSGEPGYPLLEVELEENPAGLTLVDLVLGLLEGDPAVAVGQQEMPRGRLILNPVSLGADQLELVIERFGSILTG; encoded by the coding sequence TTGCAAGACATCTACCGGAGCCTGGGCGTGCGGCGGGTGATCAATGCCGCCGGGACGCTGACCCGCCTGGGCGGACCGCCCATGGTGCCGGAAGCCGTGGAGGCCATGCGGGAGGCCTCCCGCTGGAGCGTATCCATCGAGGAGCTGCAGGAGCGGGCGGGGAGCTATCTGGCCCAGGTGACCGGCGCCGAAGCGGGATATGTCACCTGCGGGGCCGCCGCCGGATTGCAGCTTGCGGCCGCGGCCTGCCTGGCGGGCCTGGACATTCACAGGATGGAGCGCCTGCCCGACAGCAGCGGCATGCCCAACCGGATCGTCGTGCAGCGCTGCCAGCGCAACGCCTATGACCATGCACTTCGCGCTGGGGGCGCCATACTGGAAGAGGTGGGGCAACTGGGAAACCCGGAGGTACGGCCAACGGCGCCCTGGCAGATCGAGGCGGCCATCCATGCCGGGACGGCAGCGGTTCTATGGGTGGACATGCAGGCCGAGGGCGCGGTCTCCCTGGAGGACACGGTGGCGGTGGCTCATCTCCATCGACTGCCGGTCATCGTGGATGCGGCCGCCTCGCTGCCCCCCAGAGATAACCTGCAACGTTTCGTTGGCGCCGGAGCCGACCTGGTGGCCTTCTCGGGAGGCAAGGCTTTGGGCGGCCCGCAGGCTTCGGGGATTCTGGTGGGCCGCCGGGACCTGATAGATTCGGTGGCCCTGCAGCACCAGGACATGGACGTCTGGCCCGAAACCTGGATGCTGCGCGATCGTTTTCTGGAGTCGGGCAGGCTTCTGGGCCCGCCCCTGCAGGGAATCGGGCGACCGCTCAAGGTGGGAAAGGAGGAAATCGCTGGCCTGGTGGCGGCCGTGAGAGCCTACCTCAAACAGGATCCCGAGGCCTGGCGTCAAGATCAGGCCGGCAAGATTCAGACCCTCCGGGCCGGTTTGGAAGGACTTCCCTACCTGGGGGTCACCGTCATGGACAGCGGTGAGCCGGGCTACCCGCTGCTGGAGGTGGAACTCGAAGAGAACCCCGCGGGGCTGACGCTGGTGGACCTGGTGTTGGGCCTGCTGGAGGGAGACCCGGCAGTGGCGGTCGGCCAGCAGGAGATGCCCCGGGGCCGCCTGATCCTGAACCCGGTGAGCCTGGGTGCAGACCAACTGGAGCTGGTCATCGAGCGCTTCGGCTCGATTCTGACAGGCTGA
- a CDS encoding creatininase family protein encodes MERKSYWYQQYTWQELKDLVPRQPVVVQPIGSVEDHGHHLPLDTDNFLIQSICEEAARRADGEILLLPPIPYGFETHHMDFPGTIDIRMEHLLNFVLDVTKSVAHHGFKRILIADGHGSNMPILELVARRTILETDSLCGAFIWPSLAAEKIQEVRESERGGIAHAGELETSVYLHLDPDRVQMDKAVKEMGLPPSNFIFLDLMASSPVLFMDIWTRFSKTGVVGDPKLATAEKGRVIFEAVVEAFLRLVREFKNRPDGQRVDHH; translated from the coding sequence ATGGAACGCAAGAGCTACTGGTATCAGCAATACACCTGGCAGGAATTGAAGGACTTGGTGCCGCGCCAGCCGGTGGTGGTCCAGCCGATCGGCTCGGTGGAAGACCATGGACACCACCTGCCCCTGGACACCGACAACTTCCTGATCCAGTCCATCTGCGAGGAGGCGGCCCGCCGCGCCGATGGAGAGATCCTGCTGCTCCCGCCGATCCCCTATGGTTTTGAAACCCATCACATGGATTTCCCGGGAACCATCGACATCCGCATGGAACACCTGCTGAACTTCGTTCTGGATGTCACCAAGAGCGTGGCTCACCACGGATTCAAGCGCATCCTGATTGCCGACGGTCACGGCTCCAACATGCCCATCCTGGAACTGGTGGCCCGCAGGACCATTCTGGAAACCGACAGCCTCTGCGGAGCCTTCATCTGGCCCTCCCTGGCCGCCGAAAAAATCCAGGAGGTGCGGGAATCGGAGCGGGGAGGCATCGCCCACGCCGGCGAACTGGAGACCTCGGTCTACCTGCACCTGGACCCTGACCGGGTGCAGATGGACAAGGCCGTCAAGGAAATGGGCCTCCCCCCCTCCAACTTCATCTTCCTGGATCTCATGGCAAGCTCCCCGGTGCTCTTCATGGATATCTGGACCCGCTTCAGCAAGACGGGCGTAGTGGGAGACCCCAAGCTGGCGACCGCCGAAAAGGGCCGGGTGATCTTCGAGGCGGTGGTGGAGGCGTTCCTGCGGCTGGTCCGGGAGTTCAAGAACCGCCCCGACGGCCAGCGGGTGGATCACCACTAG
- a CDS encoding family 10 glycosylhydrolase, with product MIDNHESSQGRGWRLNRRQFLEAAALAGLTLRFRSQASGATEGGTPTRDGAVYLTDLDRCRPASALSTRLKRGTWKTLAYETDDFSGTMLVALEESAAPDLTYTLKRNGWHRIYVGIYRKPFEQPKQVQVKLSGDPAYTTVTGRRGETDHRENWIDDIYWKSADLSGRDLLIRQTRVPRIQHGWLAYIKLVPLSAQEVERLRQDRAQKASKRLFVHTDAHFSNVSGSAEEVLKYLEPLRHTDVSRVYWEAGGGDRALYLSRIAEDYGRAFNQPDPVFPRAVDRELAVTWRTYRQKGVDPLRAAAELAREMGIELHASYRTAGFVYPAPHDHIAGSFYEKHPELACLDRQGRPMPRISYAFPETRRYVISLFREMAEYPIDGVGVLYNRRPPLVAYEEPLVSEFQARYGQDPRRLDELDHRWLTFRSQALTRFMRELRQALDEVTQRTSRSKRLAISAVVFRPEENLLHGMDLKTWIAEGLVDTIIPYSSTIRLNSYQPAWDKPEDVDYYVSLVRGTRCRLALNLMPRGLTTEEYHRKAHRLYEAGVENFFFWDGIVRARKVPRLGHKEEVAAWAAAGEPQILPTAKRLRKLGEWELTLETPG from the coding sequence ATGATCGATAACCATGAAAGCTCCCAAGGGCGGGGTTGGCGGCTCAATCGCCGGCAGTTTCTGGAAGCGGCAGCGCTGGCCGGTCTGACTCTGCGATTTCGGTCCCAAGCCTCGGGCGCCACGGAAGGCGGGACGCCCACTCGGGACGGAGCTGTCTACCTGACCGACCTGGACCGGTGCCGGCCCGCTTCAGCCCTGTCCACCCGTCTGAAGCGCGGGACCTGGAAGACGCTGGCGTACGAAACCGACGACTTCAGCGGAACCATGCTGGTGGCCTTGGAGGAGAGCGCCGCTCCCGATTTGACCTACACCCTGAAACGCAACGGGTGGCACCGGATCTATGTCGGCATCTACCGGAAGCCCTTCGAACAACCCAAGCAGGTTCAGGTCAAGTTGTCGGGGGATCCTGCCTACACCACCGTCACCGGCCGGCGCGGAGAAACCGACCATCGCGAAAACTGGATCGACGATATCTACTGGAAAAGCGCCGACCTGAGCGGGCGCGACCTGCTCATCCGCCAGACCCGGGTGCCTCGCATCCAGCACGGGTGGCTGGCTTACATCAAGCTGGTCCCCCTGTCGGCGCAGGAGGTGGAGCGACTGCGGCAGGATCGCGCTCAAAAGGCGAGCAAGCGCTTGTTCGTGCACACCGATGCCCACTTTTCCAACGTTTCCGGATCGGCCGAGGAGGTGCTCAAGTACCTGGAGCCTCTGCGTCATACCGACGTGTCGCGGGTGTACTGGGAGGCCGGCGGCGGAGACCGGGCTCTTTACCTGTCCAGGATCGCCGAGGACTACGGGCGGGCCTTCAACCAGCCCGACCCGGTCTTCCCCAGGGCCGTCGATCGGGAGCTGGCCGTGACCTGGAGAACCTATCGCCAGAAAGGGGTGGATCCCCTGCGCGCGGCCGCCGAGTTGGCTCGGGAGATGGGAATCGAGCTGCACGCCTCCTACCGCACCGCCGGCTTCGTCTACCCGGCGCCCCACGACCACATTGCGGGCAGCTTTTACGAGAAGCATCCGGAACTGGCTTGCCTGGATCGACAGGGCAGGCCCATGCCCCGAATTTCCTACGCCTTCCCCGAGACTCGCCGCTACGTGATCTCTCTTTTCAGGGAGATGGCCGAATACCCCATCGACGGGGTGGGAGTCCTCTACAATCGCCGCCCTCCGCTGGTGGCCTACGAGGAACCGCTGGTTAGCGAATTCCAGGCCCGCTACGGCCAGGACCCCCGCCGGCTGGACGAGCTGGACCACCGCTGGCTCACTTTTCGAAGCCAGGCCCTGACCCGGTTCATGCGGGAGCTGCGCCAGGCACTGGACGAGGTCACCCAACGCACCAGCCGTTCCAAGAGGCTGGCCATCTCGGCGGTGGTGTTCCGTCCCGAGGAGAACCTGTTGCACGGAATGGACCTGAAGACCTGGATCGCCGAGGGCCTGGTGGACACCATCATCCCCTATTCCTCCACCATTCGGCTCAACAGCTACCAGCCCGCCTGGGATAAGCCCGAGGACGTGGACTACTACGTCTCGCTGGTTCGGGGGACGCGCTGCCGCCTGGCGCTCAACCTGATGCCTCGAGGGTTGACCACCGAAGAGTACCACCGCAAGGCACACCGGCTCTATGAGGCCGGCGTCGAGAACTTCTTTTTCTGGGATGGAATCGTCCGGGCTCGCAAGGTGCCTCGATTGGGGCACAAGGAGGAGGTGGCGGCCTGGGCGGCTGCCGGCGAGCCGCAGATTCTGCCCACGGCCAAACGCCTGCGCAAACTGGGAGAATGGGAGCTCACCCTTGAGACGCCGGGGTAG
- a CDS encoding carbohydrate kinase family protein codes for MSTEKIPATVVAVSGSAGLDVTLRDPPRHWIGEVPRDVYTHRTLLPLHSPPEMGLGGNGGSASYVLGKLGRRVHLNAPIGQDPSGQLVRGWLERAGVKCTAPTGRSTMQAITAVDASGRRLGTLQHVGPALDWSLSAQDGEATWLLASLPGQIPLEVLPQVLNLLEDFGGGGRVRVLDTGLGWTGKAEPGRVRELWARAEVVVGTLEELTVWTSGRTGRDVAERVLAAGPHTVVLKMGSGGAAYQSVKEPYAHQPPVRVASSNVSIGAGDAFNGALIAGLTEDRPLAEAVARAQQIAATVVERGRGVLGWGENLG; via the coding sequence ATGTCCACTGAAAAAATCCCAGCCACGGTGGTGGCTGTGTCCGGGTCAGCAGGCCTGGACGTGACCCTGCGCGATCCGCCCCGCCACTGGATCGGCGAGGTGCCGCGGGACGTCTACACCCACCGGACCCTGCTGCCGCTGCATTCACCCCCTGAAATGGGCCTGGGCGGCAATGGGGGGTCGGCTTCCTACGTGCTGGGGAAACTGGGTCGAAGGGTTCACCTGAACGCGCCCATTGGCCAGGATCCGTCCGGGCAACTGGTCCGAGGCTGGCTGGAGCGGGCCGGGGTGAAGTGCACCGCGCCGACCGGCCGCTCTACCATGCAGGCCATCACCGCGGTAGACGCCTCCGGAAGGCGGCTGGGAACACTCCAGCACGTCGGCCCGGCTCTGGACTGGAGCCTGTCGGCTCAGGACGGAGAAGCAACCTGGCTGCTGGCCAGCCTGCCGGGACAGATCCCGCTGGAGGTGCTGCCCCAGGTGCTGAATCTGCTGGAGGATTTCGGCGGAGGGGGCCGGGTGCGGGTGCTGGATACGGGTCTCGGCTGGACGGGCAAGGCCGAGCCCGGGCGAGTGAGGGAGCTGTGGGCGCGGGCCGAGGTGGTGGTGGGCACCCTGGAAGAGTTGACGGTCTGGACTTCCGGGAGAACCGGCCGGGATGTAGCCGAGCGCGTGCTGGCAGCCGGCCCCCACACGGTGGTTCTCAAGATGGGCTCCGGTGGGGCCGCCTACCAGTCCGTGAAGGAACCCTATGCCCACCAACCCCCGGTCCGGGTGGCATCCAGCAACGTCAGCATTGGAGCCGGGGATGCCTTCAACGGAGCCCTGATCGCAGGCCTCACCGAGGATCGCCCCCTGGCCGAGGCCGTGGCCCGGGCCCAGCAAATAGCTGCCACGGTGGTGGAACGGGGACGCGGCGTCCTGGGTTGGGGCGAGAATCTGGGGTAA